ATTGTTAGGTTGGGCACGGACAGATGTGCCAGACCGATGCCGACGTTCAGGACTTTGCCAGAGCCACACCATTGCGCCTGACGCGCACGATTGACGGCGTCGGGCGTAAACGCGTCGAACAGCAAAATCTGCTGCCAAGCCGGCGATAATCCCGCGGCGACAATCACCACATGCGCTCCAAGATCGTTTGCAATTGTTCGTCAAAGATCGCGAAAGGGTTGCCGTCGAGACTGTTGCCGTGCGAGCCTGCTACTAGCGCCGGAATCTGCTCGCGCGCGACGTGAATATCGCGCAATCGCTGAGGCACTCCCACCGTGCGACATAATATGCCGATCCGAGCGACAAATGCGTCGGCGGCCGCTGAATCGCTGGGCCAGTGCTCGTTCCAGATCGTGCGCGCGAGGGTGGCCAGCTCCGCCTCGCAATGAGGCCGATTTGTCGCCAGGGCTACAGGCAACATAATTGCACAAGCCAGACCATGCCGGGTGCGCGCGTGAACACCAAGCGCCGCCGCGACACCGTGCGCAAGACCCAGACCAGAGTTGGCGAGCGCCATGCCGGAAAGAAGGGCGGCGTGCGCCATCGCTTCGCGCGCCGGTCGATTCGCCGGTTCGTTGACCGCCGTCGCCAGCGCCGGCACCGCGCGACGCAATCCTTCGGCGGCTAGGGCACGGGCAATTGGCTTAGCGCGGCGCGAAATGTAGCTTTCGATGCATTGCGTAATGGCATCCATACCACAGGCCGCCGTGGCAGACGGGGGAAGTGTGACCGCCAATTCGGGATCGACGAGCACTACTCGCGGCACCATCAGATCGGATCGCAAACTCTTTTTAAACGGCGGGTCATAGCACGAAATCACTGCATTCTTGGTAGCTTCGGTGCCTGTTCCTCCCGTAGTCGGCATGGCCACTAGCGGAACGGGCGGCACAGTTATCTGCAATCCACGGCCGACTCCTTCTAGATAATCGAGCACGCTGCCGCCCGCGGAATTTGTGACGATCGCCGCGGCAGCTTTTGCCAGGTCGATGACCGAACCGCCGCCAATGGCGATCATTACATCCCCTGCGCTTGCCTCGTGGGCACGCAACCAGTCAACCGCATTATCGACATCCGTCACTTCCGGCTCGCGCGATATCGAGGCTGCCAGAATCGGCTGAAGACCCGCTGCTGAGAGCGCGGTTTGGATCTCGTCGAGCGGTGCGCCGCCGGCGGCGAGGCGTGCGCCCGTAACGAGAAAGGCCCGGCGTGTTCCCAGCGAGCGCGCCAAAGTGCCCACCTCACGCCGCCGGCCCCATCCGAAAGCGATGCGTGGTGGCGCGAAAAAGTCGTAGCCCGCGGCTAGGATATCGGTTGGCGACGTCACGTTGCGCTATGACCTCCTTGTACGACGAGCGGCGTCATTGCCCGGCGGCCGCTTCTGCGGCGGGATTCAGCTCGAGCTGCAAATTCTTGAAGCGCACCTCGGTGGCCTCGCCCGAGTGTAATTGCAGCGCGAAGATGCCGCGCGGTACTCCCGAAGGATCCTTTAGATCGACGCAGGGTTGCCCGTTAATCCAAGTACGGATGTGGTTTCCGGCCGCGGCAATCTCGTAGTGATTCCATTCGCCCGACTTAACGTGTTTTTCGCCCGACTCCTGGCTGAGCAGGCCGCGGCGATTTTCCTCGTACAGCTTGCCCCACCAACCGGCGCCAATATCGGCCTGATAGCCGCGCATTTCGCCGTCGGGCAGTGCTTCGCTTCGAAATTGCGCCCCACTGTTGCCTCGATTGTCGACCAGTTTGACGTCAAACGACAGGCGGAAATCGTCAGCCGCCATTTCGCTGCGCAGAAATTCGTTGCGGGCGAGACCTTGCGTTCGGCCGACGATTTCGCCGTCGTCGACAGACCACAATTGCGGATCTCCTTGCCAGCCAACCAGGTCGCGGCCATTAAAGAAGCTTGCCGCGTTTTCCGCCGTGAGCAGCACCGGCACTTGTTCGGGGCTGGCG
This genomic window from Pirellulales bacterium contains:
- a CDS encoding iron-containing alcohol dehydrogenase, with the protein product MTSPTDILAAGYDFFAPPRIAFGWGRRREVGTLARSLGTRRAFLVTGARLAAGGAPLDEIQTALSAAGLQPILAASISREPEVTDVDNAVDWLRAHEASAGDVMIAIGGGSVIDLAKAAAAIVTNSAGGSVLDYLEGVGRGLQITVPPVPLVAMPTTGGTGTEATKNAVISCYDPPFKKSLRSDLMVPRVVLVDPELAVTLPPSATAACGMDAITQCIESYISRRAKPIARALAAEGLRRAVPALATAVNEPANRPAREAMAHAALLSGMALANSGLGLAHGVAAALGVHARTRHGLACAIMLPVALATNRPHCEAELATLARTIWNEHWPSDSAAADAFVARIGILCRTVGVPQRLRDIHVAREQIPALVAGSHGNSLDGNPFAIFDEQLQTILERMW